A single Lolium perenne isolate Kyuss_39 chromosome 6, Kyuss_2.0, whole genome shotgun sequence DNA region contains:
- the LOC127307027 gene encoding protein CNGC15b, with the protein MRDSFDQKLLKSSMACCSSRNVRFQNDLEIQHLKASSLESPSTSRKQSKLPHDPRKCNLRSRGCPERSCRSLKDRVLSRAFSEELDSLMHSGNQLLFDPRGRVIHLWNKIFLTACLFSLFVDPLFLYLTGTQQNMCIEFKYSLALTLSMIRSLLDVFYAVHIFLRFRTAFIAPSSRVFGRGELVIQPYKIARRYLSCTFCFDLITALPLPQFVIWVVVPKMKESATANRKDILRFSIIFQYLPRLLQIFPLTRQIVMATGAMTENAWASAAYNLILYMLASHVLGALWYLFSVQRQEACWREACHLEAPMCQTEFFDCNTVSSNRTIWYELSNITSLCTPSNSFYQFGIYAEAFDYKLTTSAFTEKYFYCFWWGLKNLSCLGQNLATSLFIGEITFAIVIGVLGLVLFALLIGNMQSYLQATMIRLEEWRTKRTDMERWMHHRQIPQPLKQCVRRYQQYKWVATRGVDEEALLKDLPMDIRRDIKRHLCLDLVRRVPLFDEMDERTLEAICERLRPALYTRGTRLVRELDPVDSMLFIIRGYLDSYTTQGGRSGFFNSCRIGAGEFCGEELLTWALDPRPSEYLPRSTRTVRAVSEVEAFALVAEDLRFVASQFRRLHSARIRHRFRFYSHQWRTWAACFIQAAWRRHKRHRASMEQRMPEAGDARTGGRVRCRRHSIDGKALKKPMEPDFTEEQDD; encoded by the exons ATGCGTGATAGTTTTGACCAGAAACTGTTAAAGAGCAGCATGGCATGCTGCTCTTCACGAAACGTCAG GTTTCAGAACGATCTCGAGATCCAACACTTGAAAGCAAGCTCCTTGGAGAGCCCATCAACGAGCAGAAAGCAGAGCAAATTACCTCACGATCCAAGGAAATGCAATCTACGCTCCCGGGGCTGCCCGGAGAGGTCGTGTAGAAGCCTCAAGGACAGGGTGCTGTCGCGGGCGTTCTCGGAGGAGCTGGACTCGCTGATGCACTCAGGCAACCAGCTTCTCTTTGACCCCCGCGGCCGGGTGATCCACCTGTGGAACAAGATCTTCCTCACGGCGTGCCTGTTCTCGCTCTTCGTCGACCCCTTGTTCCTCTACCTCACTGGGACACAGCAGAACATGTGCATCGAGTTCAAGTACTCCCTGGCGCTGACGCTATCCATGATACGATCGCTGCTGGATGTCTTCTACGCGGTCCACATCTTCCTCCGCTTCCGGACGGCCTTCATCGCGCCGTCTTCCCGGGTGTTCGGGAGAGGGGAGCTTGTGATTCAGCCCTACAAGATTGCCAGGAGGTACCTCTCATGTACCTTCTGTTTCGATCTCATCACCGCACTGCCTCTACCACAG TTTGTGATCTGGGTTGTCGTGcctaagatgaaggaatctgcaacgGCAAACCGGAAGGACATCCTTCGCTTCAGCATCATCTTCCAGTACCTCCCCCGGCTTTTACAGATCTTCCCGCTCACAAGGCAGATCGTCATGGCCACCGGAGCCATGACGGAGAACGCATGGGCCAGCGCCGCATACAACCTCATACTCTACATGCTCGCAAGCCAT GTGCTGGGAGCCTTGTGGTATCTCTTCTCGGTGCAGAGGCAGGAAGCATGCTGGAGAGAGGCGTGCCATCTGGAGGCCCCCATGTGTCAGACTGAGTTCTTCGACTGCAATACTGTCAGCAGCAACAGGACCATCTGGTACGAGCTGAGCAACATAACAAGCCTGTGCACTCCGAGCAATAGCTTCTACCAGTTCGGGATTTACGCAGAAGCGTTTGACTATAAGCTAACGACGTCGGCGTTCACGGAGAAGTACTTCTACTGCTTCTGGTGGGGACTAAAGAACCTGAG TTGCTTAGGACAGAACCTCGCGACAAGCTTGTTCATTGGAGAGATAACATTTGCAATCGTCATTGGTGTTCTTGGGCTGGTCTTGTTTGCCCTGCTCATTGGCAACATGCAA TCTTACCTCCAAGCAACGATGATCCGGCTAGAGGAGTGGCGGACGAAGCGGACCGACATGGAGCGTTGGATGCACCACCGGCAGATACCCCAGCCGCTGAAGCAGTGCGTGAGGAGGTACCAGCAGTACAAATGGGTGGCCACCCGGGGCGTCGACGAGGAGGCCTTGCTCAAGGACCTCCCCATGGACATCCGTCGTGACATCAAACGCCACCTCTGCCTTGACCTCGTCCGAAGAGTGCCGTTGTTCGACGAGATGGATGAGCGGACGCTGGAGGCCATCTGCGAGCGGCTGCGCCCGGCACTGTATACCCGGGGCACACGTCTGGTGCGCGAGCTGGACCCCGTGGACTCCATGCTCTTCATCATCCGGGGGTACCTCGACTCATACACGACGCAGGGTGGGAGGTCTGGTTTCTTCAATTCGTGCCGAATTGGAGCAGGGGAGTTCTGCGGAGAGGAGCTCCTGACATGGGCGTTGGACCCGAGGCCCTCCGAGTACCTGCCACGGTCCACGCGCACTGTGCGGGCAGTGTCCGAAGTCGAGGCATTCGCACTCGTCGCGGAGGACCTCAGGTTCGTGGCATCACAATTCCGGCGCCTACACAGCGCGCGGATCAGGCACAGGTTCCGGTTCTACTCGCACCAGTGGCGGACGTGGGCGGCGTGCTTCATTCAGGCCGCATGGCGCCGGCACAAGCGTCACCGagcgtccatggagcagaggatgCCCGAGGCCGGTGACGCGCGGACAGGAGGGCGAGTGAGGTGTCGTCGTCACAGTATCGACGGCAAGGCGCTCAAGAAGCCCATGGAGCCAGACTTCACAGAAGAACAAGATGACTGA